The following coding sequences are from one Anguilla rostrata isolate EN2019 chromosome 16, ASM1855537v3, whole genome shotgun sequence window:
- the LOC135241728 gene encoding ceramide synthase 2-like isoform X1: MHPFELPPLLPHSTMSLPPPHGAGPQGSPFCRMLQTISEWFWWDRIWLPVNLTWSDLEDSQGRVYAKASHLYVTVPYSIAFLIIRYLFERLIATPFAASFGIRDRVRHRAADSVILERHYRSFSRTPTQSEIDGLSKKCGWSSRQVERWFRQRRNQDRPGILKKFREASWRFTFYLSAFVGGLIALYDKPWFYDTREVWAGFPKQSMLDSQYWYYIIEMSFYGSLLFSVAFDVKRKDFKEQIIHHLATLILLAFSWCANYIRIGTMVMLVHDASDVFLESGKLFNYAKWEKTCNAIFVVFALVFMVTRLIIYPFWLIHCTWVYPLLDFPPFFGYYFFNLMLMVLQLLHLFWAYLILRMVKKFIFGNMTGDERSDHEEEEDEMSPEEEEVHLKVQNGSGAGGVQRDH, from the exons GATGCTGCAGACGATCAGTGAATGGTTCTGGTGGGACCGGATCTGGCTCCCTGTCAATCTGACATGGTCCGACCTAGAAGACAGTCAAGGGCGAGTCTACGCCAAAGCATCGCACCTCTACGTCACGGTGCCATACTCCATAGCCTTTCTCATAATCAGATACCTGTTTGAGAG GTTGATTGCCACACCCTTTGCAGCCTCCTTTGGGATCCGGGACAGGGTCCggcacagagctgcagacagCGTTATCTTGGAGAGACACTACCGCTCATTCAGCAGAACCcccacacag TCGGAAATTGATGGGCTATCAAAGAAATGTGGCTGGTCCAGCAGACAGGTGGAGCGCTGGTTTCGCCAAAGGCGCAACCAGGACAGACCAGGAATTCTGAAGAAGTTTAGGGAGGCCAG ttgGAGATTCACCTTCTATCTGTCAGCATTCGTCGGAGGGCTGATAGCATTGTATGAT AAGCCATGGTTTTATGACACTCGAGAGGTGTGGGCGGGGTTTCCAAAGCAG TCGATGCTGGACTCCCAGTACTGGTACTACATCATAGAGATGAGCTTCTACGGGTCACTGTTGTTCAGCGTGGCATTTGACGTCAAAAGAAAG gACTTTAAAGAACAGATTATCCACCATTTGGCCACCTTGATTCTCCTGGCCTTCTCCTGGTGTGCTAACTACATCCGCATTGGGACCATGGTGATGCTTGTCCATGATGCCTCTGATGTCTTTCTGGAG TCTGGAAAGTTATTCAACTATGCCAAGTGGGAGAAAACCTGTAATGCTATCTTTGTAGTGTTTGCTCTGGTGTTCATGGTAACAAGACTGATCATCTATCCTTTCTg gctgATCCACTGCACATGGGTGTATCCCCTCCTGGATTTCCCTCCATTCTTTGGGTACTACTTTTTCAACCTGATGCTTATGGTCCTGCAGCTTCTGCACCTGTTCTGGGCCTACCTGATCCTGCGCATGGTcaaaaagttcatttttggTAAT ATGACTGGTGACGAGAGAAGTGACCACgaagaagaggaggacgagATGAgcccagaggaagaggaagttcATCTGAAAGTGCAGAATGGCTCAGGAGCTGGAGGTGTTCAGAGGGATCACTGA
- the LOC135241728 gene encoding ceramide synthase 2-like isoform X2 gives MLQTISEWFWWDRIWLPVNLTWSDLEDSQGRVYAKASHLYVTVPYSIAFLIIRYLFERLIATPFAASFGIRDRVRHRAADSVILERHYRSFSRTPTQSEIDGLSKKCGWSSRQVERWFRQRRNQDRPGILKKFREASWRFTFYLSAFVGGLIALYDKPWFYDTREVWAGFPKQSMLDSQYWYYIIEMSFYGSLLFSVAFDVKRKDFKEQIIHHLATLILLAFSWCANYIRIGTMVMLVHDASDVFLESGKLFNYAKWEKTCNAIFVVFALVFMVTRLIIYPFWLIHCTWVYPLLDFPPFFGYYFFNLMLMVLQLLHLFWAYLILRMVKKFIFGNMTGDERSDHEEEEDEMSPEEEEVHLKVQNGSGAGGVQRDH, from the exons ATGCTGCAGACGATCAGTGAATGGTTCTGGTGGGACCGGATCTGGCTCCCTGTCAATCTGACATGGTCCGACCTAGAAGACAGTCAAGGGCGAGTCTACGCCAAAGCATCGCACCTCTACGTCACGGTGCCATACTCCATAGCCTTTCTCATAATCAGATACCTGTTTGAGAG GTTGATTGCCACACCCTTTGCAGCCTCCTTTGGGATCCGGGACAGGGTCCggcacagagctgcagacagCGTTATCTTGGAGAGACACTACCGCTCATTCAGCAGAACCcccacacag TCGGAAATTGATGGGCTATCAAAGAAATGTGGCTGGTCCAGCAGACAGGTGGAGCGCTGGTTTCGCCAAAGGCGCAACCAGGACAGACCAGGAATTCTGAAGAAGTTTAGGGAGGCCAG ttgGAGATTCACCTTCTATCTGTCAGCATTCGTCGGAGGGCTGATAGCATTGTATGAT AAGCCATGGTTTTATGACACTCGAGAGGTGTGGGCGGGGTTTCCAAAGCAG TCGATGCTGGACTCCCAGTACTGGTACTACATCATAGAGATGAGCTTCTACGGGTCACTGTTGTTCAGCGTGGCATTTGACGTCAAAAGAAAG gACTTTAAAGAACAGATTATCCACCATTTGGCCACCTTGATTCTCCTGGCCTTCTCCTGGTGTGCTAACTACATCCGCATTGGGACCATGGTGATGCTTGTCCATGATGCCTCTGATGTCTTTCTGGAG TCTGGAAAGTTATTCAACTATGCCAAGTGGGAGAAAACCTGTAATGCTATCTTTGTAGTGTTTGCTCTGGTGTTCATGGTAACAAGACTGATCATCTATCCTTTCTg gctgATCCACTGCACATGGGTGTATCCCCTCCTGGATTTCCCTCCATTCTTTGGGTACTACTTTTTCAACCTGATGCTTATGGTCCTGCAGCTTCTGCACCTGTTCTGGGCCTACCTGATCCTGCGCATGGTcaaaaagttcatttttggTAAT ATGACTGGTGACGAGAGAAGTGACCACgaagaagaggaggacgagATGAgcccagaggaagaggaagttcATCTGAAAGTGCAGAATGGCTCAGGAGCTGGAGGTGTTCAGAGGGATCACTGA
- the LOC135241728 gene encoding ceramide synthase 2-like isoform X3, which produces MHPFELPPLLPHSTMSLPPPHGAGPQGSPFCRMLQTISEWFWWDRIWLPVNLTWSDLEDSQGRVYAKASHLYVTVPYSIAFLIIRYLFERLIATPFAASFGIRDRVRHRAADSVILERHYRSFSRTPTQSEIDGLSKKCGWSSRQVERWFRQRRNQDRPGILKKFREASWRFTFYLSAFVGGLIALYDKPWFYDTREVWAGFPKQSMLDSQYWYYIIEMSFYGSLLFSVAFDVKRKDFKEQIIHHLATLILLAFSWCANYIRIGTMVMLVHDASDVFLESGKLFNYAKWEKTCNAIFVVFALVFMVTRLIIYPFCLKWELIRTFISTFIEQG; this is translated from the exons GATGCTGCAGACGATCAGTGAATGGTTCTGGTGGGACCGGATCTGGCTCCCTGTCAATCTGACATGGTCCGACCTAGAAGACAGTCAAGGGCGAGTCTACGCCAAAGCATCGCACCTCTACGTCACGGTGCCATACTCCATAGCCTTTCTCATAATCAGATACCTGTTTGAGAG GTTGATTGCCACACCCTTTGCAGCCTCCTTTGGGATCCGGGACAGGGTCCggcacagagctgcagacagCGTTATCTTGGAGAGACACTACCGCTCATTCAGCAGAACCcccacacag TCGGAAATTGATGGGCTATCAAAGAAATGTGGCTGGTCCAGCAGACAGGTGGAGCGCTGGTTTCGCCAAAGGCGCAACCAGGACAGACCAGGAATTCTGAAGAAGTTTAGGGAGGCCAG ttgGAGATTCACCTTCTATCTGTCAGCATTCGTCGGAGGGCTGATAGCATTGTATGAT AAGCCATGGTTTTATGACACTCGAGAGGTGTGGGCGGGGTTTCCAAAGCAG TCGATGCTGGACTCCCAGTACTGGTACTACATCATAGAGATGAGCTTCTACGGGTCACTGTTGTTCAGCGTGGCATTTGACGTCAAAAGAAAG gACTTTAAAGAACAGATTATCCACCATTTGGCCACCTTGATTCTCCTGGCCTTCTCCTGGTGTGCTAACTACATCCGCATTGGGACCATGGTGATGCTTGTCCATGATGCCTCTGATGTCTTTCTGGAG TCTGGAAAGTTATTCAACTATGCCAAGTGGGAGAAAACCTGTAATGCTATCTTTGTAGTGTTTGCTCTGGTGTTCATGGTAACAAGACTGATCATCTATCCTTTCTg CCTCAAGTGGGAACTCATTAGAACGTTCATTTCAACATTCATTGAACAAG gctgA